Part of the Spiroplasma endosymbiont of Poecilobothrus nobilitatus genome is shown below.
TGTTGGTTTTAATGTTATCGGATTAATAATAAAACCTGATTCGTTACGTTTAACTTTTTCAACTTCTGCTGCTTGTTTATCAATTGATAAATTTTTATGAATAATTCCAATTCCACCCTCGCGAGCAATTGCAATTGCCAATTTTGATTCAGTAACAGTATCCATTGCTGAAGATATAAAAGGAATATTTAATTCAATATTTTTTGTTAGTTTAGTTCTTAAGTCAATCTGATATGGTAAAATATCTGATTTTTGTGGAACTAAGAGTAGATCATCAAAGGTATAAGATTTTTTAATTTGCATGTTTGTTCCTCCAAAATATTTAATACAAAAAATTTAATAAAAGAAACATGACCATTAAAACCAATTAACAAACAGTCTTAACAAATTAAAAATAAATTAAGACCTATAGTATTTAATTTAAGGTTAATTGTAGAGACACTAGACCATATTTCTAGTATATATAGGATTATTGTAAGTATTAAATTATATTAATTATAACAAAAAAAGTAAAATAAACCAATAAAATTTACATTTAAATTGTAAAAACTGTACCTACCCATATAAGTTCACTTTTTTAAAGCTTATCTTATTTTATCATAAACTTCAAATAGAGTGCACCCATTTTAGTAAGTACTAATAAAAAGTATTTACTATTTTTTTAATTATATCTTTTTCTTTACGATTTAAATATCATGTATTTCATTGGCGTCCTCCTGTACGATGAACCGGCAAAAAAAAATTCTTGTGAGAATGTTTTTTTATTTTTCTATTAAAAAAATAAATTTATTTGTGGAATGGCAACACTTTTTAGGACACTTTTTATATAGACATTTGTTTTCTAAAAGTAACTGGAGATAAATAATTTAAACTGCCATGAATTCGAATATTGTTATATCAATGCACAAAATCAAAAAGTTC
Proteins encoded:
- a CDS encoding IS3 family transposase; its protein translation is MAETTYKTFKTEFIKGKKFKNLTQLKYELFDFVHWYNNIRIHGSLNYLSPVTFRKQMSI